One Tolypothrix bouteillei VB521301 DNA window includes the following coding sequences:
- a CDS encoding chemotaxis protein CheW, with amino-acid sequence MNSSKITLSTKLTQNNLGDGYLKFQLNRQTSAVLPMRHTQEAIIVPIEAITSMPNMPGCVLGLMNWRSRIVWAIDLPRMFNLEYLDNRLRQYNVIIIRVDTLLLGLVVQEIQGTTKFMPDDIRSPVGQVASSLIPYLRGCVVQQKEILLVLDAQAIVQSSILRSD; translated from the coding sequence ATGAACAGTTCTAAAATTACTCTTTCGACAAAACTTACTCAAAATAACTTGGGAGATGGTTATCTCAAGTTTCAGTTAAACAGACAAACGTCCGCCGTGTTGCCGATGAGGCACACGCAAGAAGCAATTATCGTGCCGATTGAAGCCATAACATCAATGCCCAATATGCCCGGTTGCGTATTGGGGTTAATGAATTGGCGGAGCCGGATAGTTTGGGCTATTGATTTGCCAAGAATGTTCAATTTGGAATATCTTGACAATCGGTTGCGACAGTATAACGTAATTATTATTCGGGTGGATACATTACTTTTGGGCTTGGTTGTACAAGAAATACAAGGTACAACTAAGTTTATGCCGGATGATATACGCTCTCCTGTAGGACAAGTGGCATCTAGTTTGATTCCCTATTTACGCGGGTGTGTTGTTCAACAAAAAGAAATTTTACTGGTGTTAGATGCACAGGCTATTGTGCAATCTTCTATTCTCCGCAGTGATTAG
- a CDS encoding response regulator, producing the protein MSITLLGTILIVEDSPSELELMSHYLKESGYNVIKAAGAKEALEKAQSHNPDVIVTDVVMPGMSGFELCRSLKRNPSTQKVPIVICSSKNQEIDRLWAMRQGADAYVTKPYTREQLLRAIKSVAI; encoded by the coding sequence GTGAGTATTACTTTGTTAGGCACAATTTTGATTGTTGAAGATTCTCCCAGTGAATTGGAGTTAATGAGCCATTATCTTAAAGAAAGTGGTTACAACGTAATTAAAGCGGCTGGCGCAAAAGAAGCTTTAGAAAAAGCTCAATCACACAACCCGGATGTGATAGTCACAGATGTTGTTATGCCGGGAATGAGTGGTTTTGAACTGTGTCGTTCCTTGAAAAGAAATCCGAGCACACAAAAAGTTCCAATCGTGATATGTAGTTCTAAAAACCAGGAAATTGACCGATTATGGGCAATGCGACAAGGAGCTGATGCTTATGTAACAAAACCTTACACTCGCGAACAGCTCCTCCGGGCTATTAAATCTGTGGCGATTTAA
- a CDS encoding response regulator, which yields MSTTPIGSYKFFQKLHPLSLLAQLTSRRATGCLQVFTESVSWSIYLEDGKLIYASSDKMFDRLENHASRLSQQLPTLNSTIMMQVRLIFEANGDDGSIPVPDYQAICWLVNEEYITPPQAAILIDEMAKEVLEAFLAIKQGNYEFNGESPLNQMPRFCRLDLRLLVEHCQKQLRNRQNPQATVTAQAHAPAYYSTPVSQTQVQPSSQLKLGEQLQNTNHFENSHFNGSKYQQQSSKNTYTVACIDDSPTVLNSIKHFLDESAFSVVTINDPVKALMQILRSKPDIILLDVEMPNLDGYELCSLLRRHSAFKNTPIIMVTGRTGFIDRAKAKMVRASGYLTKPFSQSDLLKMVFKHIGT from the coding sequence ATGAGCACAACTCCTATAGGTAGCTACAAGTTTTTTCAAAAACTACATCCGCTATCTCTATTAGCACAACTGACTAGTCGGCGTGCTACAGGCTGCTTACAAGTATTCACAGAGTCAGTGTCTTGGTCAATCTATCTAGAAGACGGTAAACTTATTTATGCGTCCTCAGATAAAATGTTTGACCGACTTGAGAATCATGCTTCTCGCCTAAGTCAGCAATTGCCCACGCTCAACAGTACAATTATGATGCAGGTACGGCTGATATTTGAAGCAAACGGCGACGATGGCTCCATACCTGTACCAGATTATCAAGCTATTTGCTGGTTGGTAAATGAGGAATATATAACTCCTCCTCAAGCAGCCATATTGATTGATGAAATGGCTAAGGAAGTACTGGAGGCATTTCTTGCTATTAAACAAGGGAACTACGAATTCAATGGAGAATCTCCCTTGAATCAAATGCCTAGATTTTGCCGATTGGATTTGCGATTGCTTGTGGAACACTGCCAAAAGCAACTTCGCAATCGACAAAATCCTCAAGCGACGGTTACCGCACAAGCTCATGCTCCTGCTTACTATTCAACACCTGTTTCACAGACCCAAGTTCAGCCATCATCTCAACTGAAACTAGGGGAACAATTGCAGAATACGAACCATTTTGAAAATTCTCATTTCAATGGTAGTAAATACCAACAACAAAGTAGTAAAAACACTTACACCGTTGCTTGTATTGACGACAGCCCAACGGTACTAAATTCTATCAAACACTTTTTAGACGAAAGCGCGTTTTCAGTAGTGACGATTAACGATCCGGTGAAAGCGCTCATGCAAATACTACGTAGCAAGCCGGATATCATATTACTAGATGTTGAGATGCCTAACCTGGATGGTTACGAGCTATGCTCTTTGTTACGAAGGCATTCGGCTTTTAAAAATACTCCCATCATTATGGTGACTGGCAGAACGGGATTTATAGACCGAGCCAAAGCAAAAATGGTCAGAGCATCGGGGTATTTAACAAAGCCGTTTTCCCAGTCAGATTTGCTAAAAATGGTGTTTAAGCACATTGGCACTTAA
- a CDS encoding hybrid sensor histidine kinase/response regulator, with the protein MSQDKELEIQMQFLEEANDYLNTLEGVLLEINPSNRISPEKINAALRAAHSIKGGAGMMGFRSLSDLAHRLEDSFKVLKTRKNSLEIDTELQSLLLAAVDWLRQIVELLSEGGEVEEQWLSTFCYPVFDELHQRLGDPTPEDAATMLSPEDGQDIVPLLFETEVEGCLQRLEAVLADGEQPCLKEEVAIMAAELGGLGEMLQLSAFSQLCMSIAAYIEAAEPSQVETVARSALEAWRRSQALVLTNQLESLPIELQIDDVAAAIIESTPTELLEVEPAPVPEVEPEFIEAGVLQPEETEESWLDREIIAADFEALEAAFAEESNAQVEEPEPEPATVSSREIPTSSYNRKAEQTVGGHKSETPENTVRVPSRQLEQINDLFGELIIQRNGMNLQLERLRKLIRNLNQRVQVLERENQQLRTAYDKIATQSVVPSGEALRALAPAEQPEELPAPVSEKNDGANGVEGEFDSLEMDSYNELNLLSQEVMETIVQVQEVTTDIQLSIDDTDQFARKLTKTSKQLQRKLTQIRMRPLSDVVDRFPRALRDLCVEYGKNVQLKIEGANTLIERSILESLNEPLMHLVRNAFDHGIEDPVTRRASGKNEQGLIEIKATHQGNRTIISLRDDGRGISLEKIRTRAIEMGLEPALLAQATEEELLSLIFEPGFSTSEQVTTLSGRGVGMDVVRNNLKQIRGDVKVDTKVGNGTTFTLSVPFTLSVARVLLVESNRMLLAFPTDVVSEIFLLNEEHVLPMATGEVLNWQGTMLPLVRLSRHLDFNCPRYDNPTLETPPAINASSVIIVSQGNQPVAVQVDRCWGEQEVAIRRVEGNIALPSGFSNCTILGDGRVVPLVNANEMLYWIATNERVPRTSQLPSSKLKTVFLTPSDDKQAALSGNRKGTILIVDDSINVRRFLALTLEKGGYQVEQAKDGQDALEKLQSGLKVQAVICDIEMPRIDGYGFLGRVKSNTDFKDIPIAMLTSRSSDKHRQLAMQLGARAYFSKPYNEQELLRTLDDIIFPFAGAAK; encoded by the coding sequence ATGTCACAAGACAAAGAATTAGAAATCCAGATGCAATTTCTGGAGGAAGCGAATGATTATCTTAATACCTTGGAAGGGGTATTGCTGGAAATTAACCCCAGCAATCGCATTTCTCCAGAAAAAATTAATGCCGCACTAAGAGCCGCCCATTCTATAAAAGGTGGTGCTGGCATGATGGGATTTCGGTCTCTGAGCGATCTGGCTCACCGTTTAGAAGATTCATTTAAAGTTTTAAAAACTAGGAAAAATTCTTTAGAAATAGATACTGAGTTACAGAGTTTACTGCTTGCTGCGGTGGATTGGTTGCGTCAGATAGTGGAATTGCTATCGGAAGGTGGGGAGGTAGAGGAGCAGTGGTTGAGTACTTTTTGTTACCCAGTTTTTGATGAACTGCATCAACGTTTGGGCGATCCTACTCCTGAAGATGCAGCAACTATGCTGTCTCCAGAAGACGGACAAGATATCGTACCTTTGCTGTTTGAAACAGAGGTGGAAGGATGTTTGCAGCGTCTTGAAGCAGTACTGGCTGATGGCGAACAGCCTTGTCTGAAAGAAGAAGTGGCTATTATGGCAGCTGAGTTGGGTGGATTGGGTGAAATGCTCCAACTGTCAGCTTTTTCTCAGTTATGTATGTCAATTGCAGCTTATATAGAAGCTGCGGAACCTTCTCAGGTGGAAACAGTTGCTCGGTCGGCGTTGGAAGCATGGCGGCGATCGCAAGCTTTAGTACTGACAAATCAACTGGAAAGCTTGCCAATAGAGTTACAAATTGACGATGTAGCGGCTGCAATAATAGAGAGCACCCCAACAGAACTACTAGAAGTAGAACCAGCCCCAGTTCCTGAAGTAGAACCAGAATTTATAGAAGCAGGAGTTCTGCAACCAGAAGAGACGGAAGAATCCTGGCTGGATCGAGAAATCATTGCAGCCGACTTTGAAGCTTTGGAAGCAGCTTTTGCTGAAGAAAGCAACGCTCAAGTTGAAGAACCAGAACCAGAGCCAGCTACAGTATCTTCTAGAGAAATTCCTACATCAAGTTACAATCGCAAAGCCGAGCAAACTGTAGGTGGTCATAAGAGCGAAACTCCAGAAAATACAGTCCGAGTTCCAAGCAGACAACTTGAGCAAATTAACGATCTCTTTGGAGAACTGATAATTCAACGCAATGGGATGAATTTGCAACTTGAAAGGTTACGCAAACTCATTCGTAATTTGAACCAACGAGTCCAAGTTTTGGAACGAGAAAACCAACAACTGAGGACAGCTTATGATAAAATAGCCACTCAAAGTGTAGTGCCATCTGGAGAAGCATTAAGAGCACTAGCACCAGCCGAGCAACCAGAAGAACTTCCAGCGCCAGTTTCAGAGAAGAATGATGGAGCAAATGGAGTGGAAGGTGAGTTTGATTCCTTGGAAATGGATAGCTACAACGAACTCAACTTGCTTTCTCAGGAAGTTATGGAAACGATCGTTCAAGTGCAAGAAGTCACAACTGACATTCAACTTAGCATTGACGATACAGACCAATTTGCCCGCAAGCTTACCAAAACATCCAAGCAACTGCAAAGAAAGCTCACACAAATCAGAATGCGCCCGCTATCTGATGTTGTGGATCGCTTTCCTAGAGCCTTGCGCGACTTGTGCGTAGAATACGGCAAAAACGTACAGTTAAAAATTGAAGGGGCTAACACTTTAATCGAAAGAAGCATCCTAGAGTCTTTGAATGAGCCTTTGATGCACTTAGTCCGAAATGCTTTTGACCACGGAATTGAAGATCCGGTCACACGTCGTGCTTCTGGTAAGAACGAACAAGGGTTGATAGAAATTAAAGCAACCCATCAGGGAAATCGTACCATTATTTCGCTCCGAGATGATGGACGCGGGATTTCGCTAGAGAAAATCCGGACTCGCGCAATCGAGATGGGATTGGAACCTGCTTTATTGGCACAAGCAACAGAAGAAGAACTCCTGTCGTTAATTTTTGAGCCCGGTTTTAGCACTTCTGAACAGGTGACAACTCTATCTGGTCGTGGTGTTGGTATGGATGTCGTGCGTAACAACCTCAAGCAAATCCGGGGCGATGTCAAAGTTGATACAAAAGTAGGGAATGGAACTACATTCACCCTCTCCGTACCATTTACACTCTCAGTTGCACGAGTGCTGCTTGTCGAAAGCAATCGCATGCTCCTGGCATTCCCCACAGATGTTGTCTCCGAGATATTCCTACTTAACGAAGAGCACGTCTTACCAATGGCGACAGGCGAAGTCCTCAACTGGCAGGGTACCATGCTTCCGTTAGTTCGTTTGAGTCGTCACTTAGACTTTAATTGTCCCCGCTATGACAATCCAACCCTAGAGACGCCCCCAGCAATTAATGCTTCCAGCGTTATTATTGTTAGCCAAGGAAATCAGCCAGTTGCAGTGCAAGTGGATCGTTGTTGGGGCGAACAAGAAGTTGCTATCCGTCGGGTAGAAGGCAATATTGCTTTACCAAGTGGTTTTAGTAACTGTACGATTTTGGGTGATGGTCGCGTTGTACCGTTGGTTAATGCCAATGAGATGCTTTATTGGATTGCGACTAATGAGCGCGTACCCAGAACCAGTCAGCTTCCATCTTCTAAATTAAAGACAGTTTTCTTAACACCATCTGATGACAAACAAGCAGCGCTTTCAGGAAATCGTAAAGGCACTATTTTAATAGTAGATGACTCGATTAACGTGCGGCGCTTTTTAGCTTTAACTCTAGAGAAAGGAGGATATCAAGTCGAACAAGCTAAAGATGGTCAAGACGCTTTGGAAAAACTCCAGAGTGGTTTGAAAGTTCAGGCTGTGATTTGCGATATTGAAATGCCTCGCATTGATGGTTATGGATTTTTAGGCCGCGTGAAATCAAATACTGATTTTAAGGATATACCGATTGCGATGCTGACTTCTCGGAGTAGTGATAAACATCGCCAGTTAGCTATGCAGTTGGGTGCGCGGGCTTATTTTTCCAAA
- a CDS encoding methyl-accepting chemotaxis protein: protein MFNKTNDAKDSLDAEKNGVADNSSKRKDSNFVEIERERNTELTVDSSLNRLSAPLKRLSLGTKAALLAIAIGTIPVLAIGTLAYHVASMATGSKSSQIQQAEVNGIADKVNRFMLERYTDMQVLSTLPVLTNTKFRDSLTPKEKQVLLDKYIESYKVYDSIAILNLSGDAIAQSRGASITHQGKNKYFEAAKQKGSTYISQPQVSQETGNGNIIIAAPIKDSVTGQVSSIVRASMPLKSLDEILKNYTETGHKYYLADDLGKLFLPVDKTYIGREIQADFPGLAQRQGQRKEDTFTTVNQLEGKEQLVSYTSRIQEGLPDLKWQAILTTDAGIAFAPQRQLGLTIILGTGLAAIVVAAIAVLLAKKITEPIVKATDAVAKLGQGDLGTRLEVESEDELGILNANINQMAAQLQTLVKQQELDTERAKLLAEITLRTRRSLNMEDIYKTAVREVRQAIKTDRVLIYHFNQETFDGDVVAESVTAGLPRMLGVPIDDPCFRERHVETYKDGRVRAISNIYQDPNLSNAQCYIKMLEKFAVKANLVAPIISDGQLIALMIAHHCDSPRIWLQSEIELFKQIATQVGYALEQALLLQEVEKARSIAERSSEDERRQKEALQMQLLELLSEVEGAASGDLTVRAEVTAGEIGTVADFFNSIVESLRDIVTQVKQAAIQVNQAIGQNEGSIRRLAEEALAQASEINRSLDAVDNMTHSIQAVAASAQQAAFVANTAANTAKKSGIAMDMTVQNILHLRETVGETAKKVKRLGESTQQISRVVALINQISMQTNLLAINAGIEAARAGEEGQGFAVVAEEVGELAARSAAATKEIEQIVENIQRETTEVVQAMELGTTQVVEGTRIVEDAKQSLTQILDISRQIDLLVQSISQATASQVETSQTVSQLMREIASSSQRTSDSSRQVSESLQQTVEISQQLQATVGTFKVD, encoded by the coding sequence ATGTTTAATAAAACTAATGATGCTAAAGATAGCTTGGATGCAGAAAAAAATGGAGTAGCTGATAATTCTTCAAAAAGAAAAGATAGCAATTTTGTAGAAATAGAGAGAGAGCGAAATACTGAGTTAACTGTTGATTCTAGCCTAAATAGGTTATCAGCACCGTTGAAGCGGTTGAGTTTGGGAACTAAAGCTGCATTACTTGCGATCGCAATTGGCACAATTCCCGTGTTAGCAATTGGCACGTTAGCTTATCATGTAGCTAGTATGGCAACGGGCAGTAAAAGTTCCCAAATTCAACAAGCAGAAGTGAATGGTATAGCAGATAAAGTAAACCGCTTTATGTTAGAGCGCTATACCGATATGCAAGTCTTATCAACTTTGCCAGTTTTAACAAATACTAAATTTAGGGATTCTCTAACTCCTAAAGAAAAACAAGTTTTATTAGACAAATATATAGAGAGTTATAAAGTCTATGACAGCATTGCAATCCTTAACCTAAGTGGGGATGCGATCGCACAATCTCGAGGAGCTTCTATAACCCATCAAGGGAAAAATAAATATTTTGAGGCAGCAAAGCAAAAAGGAAGCACTTACATCAGCCAGCCACAAGTTTCGCAAGAGACGGGAAATGGCAACATTATTATTGCTGCTCCAATTAAAGATTCAGTTACAGGACAAGTTTCATCTATCGTCAGAGCCAGTATGCCTCTAAAATCTCTAGATGAGATCTTGAAAAACTATACAGAAACAGGGCATAAATACTATTTAGCTGACGATTTAGGAAAATTATTTTTGCCTGTTGACAAAACTTATATAGGAAGAGAAATTCAAGCAGATTTTCCCGGTTTAGCTCAACGTCAAGGACAAAGAAAAGAAGATACTTTTACGACAGTTAATCAACTTGAAGGAAAAGAACAACTTGTCAGCTATACATCTAGAATTCAAGAAGGATTGCCAGATCTAAAATGGCAAGCCATTCTGACAACAGATGCAGGAATTGCATTTGCACCTCAAAGACAATTGGGACTGACAATTATTTTAGGAACGGGATTGGCAGCAATCGTTGTAGCTGCGATCGCAGTCTTATTGGCGAAGAAAATTACAGAACCAATTGTGAAAGCGACAGATGCAGTGGCAAAACTCGGACAAGGGGATTTAGGAACCCGTTTGGAAGTAGAGTCAGAAGACGAATTGGGTATTTTAAACGCCAATATTAACCAGATGGCAGCCCAGTTACAGACATTGGTTAAACAACAAGAACTGGATACAGAAAGAGCAAAATTACTAGCAGAAATTACTCTCCGAACCCGCAGAAGCCTCAACATGGAGGATATTTACAAAACAGCGGTCAGAGAAGTTCGTCAGGCAATCAAAACGGATAGAGTTTTGATTTATCATTTCAATCAAGAAACCTTTGATGGAGATGTTGTTGCTGAATCTGTAACTGCTGGCTTGCCAAGAATGCTAGGCGTACCAATTGACGATCCCTGTTTTAGAGAACGCCATGTAGAAACATACAAAGATGGTAGGGTTCGGGCAATATCTAACATATATCAAGACCCAAATCTAAGCAACGCTCAATGCTACATCAAGATGTTAGAAAAATTTGCTGTCAAAGCAAATTTAGTCGCACCAATTATTAGTGACGGACAACTTATTGCCTTAATGATTGCCCATCATTGTGATAGTCCCCGTATTTGGCTGCAATCAGAAATAGAGTTGTTTAAACAAATTGCCACCCAAGTAGGGTACGCCCTAGAACAAGCACTGCTTCTACAAGAAGTCGAAAAAGCAAGATCCATTGCCGAAAGATCGTCAGAAGATGAGCGTCGGCAAAAAGAAGCATTGCAAATGCAACTCCTAGAACTCTTAAGTGAAGTGGAAGGAGCAGCAAGTGGGGATTTAACAGTACGTGCGGAAGTCACAGCTGGAGAAATTGGCACAGTTGCCGACTTCTTTAACTCCATTGTGGAAAGCTTGCGGGACATTGTTACCCAAGTTAAACAAGCAGCCATCCAAGTTAACCAAGCGATCGGTCAAAACGAAGGCTCGATTCGCCGCCTTGCAGAGGAAGCACTCGCCCAAGCTTCAGAAATCAATCGCTCCCTTGATGCTGTTGATAACATGACCCACTCAATTCAAGCAGTCGCAGCAAGCGCCCAGCAAGCAGCCTTTGTTGCCAATACAGCTGCCAACACGGCTAAAAAGAGTGGGATAGCAATGGATATGACAGTGCAGAATATTTTGCACCTACGCGAAACAGTAGGCGAAACTGCCAAGAAAGTAAAGAGATTGGGAGAATCAACCCAACAGATATCCCGTGTGGTAGCTTTGATCAATCAGATTTCCATGCAAACCAACTTACTTGCCATCAACGCCGGTATTGAAGCGGCGCGGGCGGGAGAAGAAGGACAGGGTTTTGCGGTTGTAGCTGAGGAGGTAGGAGAATTAGCAGCCCGAAGTGCGGCGGCGACAAAAGAAATAGAACAAATTGTTGAAAACATTCAACGCGAAACAACGGAAGTGGTGCAGGCGATGGAACTGGGAACAACCCAGGTTGTAGAAGGTACGCGCATTGTCGAAGACGCCAAGCAAAGTCTAACTCAAATCTTAGATATTTCGCGGCAAATCGATTTGTTGGTGCAGTCAATTTCTCAAGCAACAGCCTCTCAAGTGGAAACATCACAAACAGTCAGTCAGTTGATGAGAGAAATTGCCTCCTCCTCGCAACGCACCAGTGATTCTTCACGTCAAGTTTCGGAGTCTCTGCAACAAACTGTAGAGATTTCGCAACAGTTGCAAGCAACTGTTGGTACCTTCAAAGTAGATTAA
- the alr gene encoding alanine racemase: MLSHEKNHLTFDRQNHSYAWMSQRAWVEIDLEALSHNVRQLIKLLSPSTQLMAVVKADAYGHGAIVVAQTALEAGASLLGVATVPEGIQLREAGIKSPILILGATHTPEQIQAIAHWKLQPTLTSPKQALVFSNTLEEINCDSPLPVHIKLDTGMSRLGTNWQEASEFVQLVQRLPHLAIKSIYSHLATADSPDTTVMKQQQQRFENAIAQIKALGIEPPCLHLANSAATLSDKSLHYDMVRAGLALYGLYPAIHLESSIDLKPVMQVKARVTQVKTIAPGTGVSYGHHFIAPQELRLAVVGIGYADGIPRNLSNKMQVLIRGQRVPQIGAITMDQLMLDISALPDIQEGEVVTLLGKEGEEQISAEDWANQLNTISWEILCGFKHRLPRVALGNG; this comes from the coding sequence ATGCTAAGCCACGAGAAAAATCATCTTACCTTCGATCGGCAGAATCATAGCTATGCCTGGATGTCCCAACGTGCTTGGGTAGAAATCGATTTAGAAGCACTGTCCCATAATGTGCGTCAACTGATAAAGTTACTGTCGCCAAGTACCCAACTTATGGCGGTCGTGAAAGCTGATGCTTACGGACATGGAGCGATCGTTGTGGCTCAAACAGCTTTAGAAGCAGGTGCAAGTTTGCTTGGAGTTGCTACAGTCCCAGAGGGAATTCAATTAAGAGAAGCAGGTATTAAAAGTCCAATTTTGATTCTAGGAGCAACCCACACGCCAGAACAAATCCAAGCTATTGCACATTGGAAACTTCAACCAACACTGACAAGCCCCAAACAAGCTTTAGTATTTTCCAATACTCTAGAAGAGATTAACTGTGATTCTCCCTTACCCGTACATATTAAGTTAGATACGGGAATGTCAAGGTTGGGAACAAATTGGCAAGAAGCTAGTGAGTTTGTTCAGCTAGTGCAGCGTTTGCCACATCTTGCTATTAAGAGCATTTATTCTCACCTTGCAACAGCCGATAGCCCGGACACTACTGTGATGAAACAGCAACAGCAGAGGTTTGAAAATGCGATCGCTCAAATTAAAGCTTTGGGGATAGAACCTCCTTGTTTGCATCTAGCAAACTCAGCAGCCACTCTAAGCGATAAGTCATTACATTACGACATGGTGCGTGCGGGTTTAGCACTCTACGGTCTTTACCCAGCTATTCATTTAGAATCTAGCATCGATCTCAAGCCAGTCATGCAAGTAAAAGCCCGAGTTACCCAAGTAAAAACTATTGCTCCCGGAACGGGCGTCAGCTACGGTCATCATTTTATAGCACCGCAAGAACTCCGCTTAGCCGTAGTGGGAATTGGTTATGCTGACGGCATACCTCGCAATCTTTCCAATAAAATGCAAGTGTTGATTCGAGGTCAGCGAGTGCCGCAAATTGGTGCAATTACAATGGATCAGTTGATGCTAGATATCAGTGCATTACCAGATATACAAGAAGGCGAAGTTGTGACTTTACTGGGGAAAGAAGGAGAAGAACAAATTTCTGCTGAAGATTGGGCAAATCAGCTAAATACAATTTCTTGGGAAATTCTGTGTGGCTTTAAGCATCGCTTACCGCGTGTAGCATTGGGGAATGGCTAA